In Polynucleobacter ibericus, a genomic segment contains:
- the lpxB gene encoding lipid-A-disaccharide synthase — translation MALPKLACVAGEPSGDLLAAPVLGALNQIPDMAGLEVYGIGGPRMQAEGMRSDWPMETLSVRGYVEAIKQLPAILKLRKELIQNLLHEGRPDVYLGVDAPDFNLGVELELRNAGIPTLHLVSPSIWAWRAGRIKKISQAVERMLCIFPFETEIYDKAGVASTYVGHPLASEIPLEPNTYQAREKLSQHLKMSAASLDGLVVAVLPGSRGSEIELIAPVFFETMQLLSERLKGQKLHFLIPVATPRLREPLEQLLLKAKNINPEIQIHLLDGMADEVLEAADVVLIASGTATLQAALWKKPMVISYKVPWLTAQIMKRQGYLPYVGLPNILCGEFVVPELLQNDATPEKLANALQEWLDHPAKVTKLKERFAQMHETLRRPTGLLVAQAVAQTIANQRKNKSSV, via the coding sequence ATTGCCTTGCCAAAGTTAGCTTGTGTAGCTGGAGAACCCTCTGGTGACTTATTGGCTGCGCCAGTTCTGGGCGCGCTAAATCAAATACCGGATATGGCCGGGCTTGAGGTGTATGGCATTGGCGGTCCACGCATGCAGGCTGAAGGTATGCGCTCTGATTGGCCCATGGAAACTTTGAGTGTGCGTGGTTATGTGGAGGCCATAAAACAGCTTCCAGCGATTCTGAAGTTGCGTAAAGAGCTTATTCAAAATCTCCTTCATGAAGGCCGACCTGATGTCTATCTGGGTGTTGATGCACCTGACTTTAATTTGGGTGTTGAATTAGAGTTACGTAACGCAGGTATTCCGACTTTGCATTTAGTCTCACCCTCAATTTGGGCATGGCGCGCAGGGCGCATTAAGAAGATTTCCCAAGCAGTAGAGCGCATGCTCTGCATCTTCCCCTTTGAAACCGAAATCTATGACAAGGCTGGTGTTGCTTCTACCTATGTAGGACATCCATTGGCTAGTGAGATTCCGCTTGAGCCAAATACCTATCAAGCTAGAGAAAAATTAAGTCAGCATCTAAAAATGTCTGCTGCATCTTTGGATGGATTGGTAGTGGCGGTCTTACCTGGCAGTCGTGGCTCCGAGATTGAACTCATTGCCCCAGTCTTTTTTGAAACCATGCAGCTTCTATCTGAGAGATTAAAAGGTCAGAAGCTCCATTTTTTAATTCCGGTGGCAACCCCGCGATTACGTGAACCCCTTGAGCAACTATTACTCAAGGCTAAGAACATAAATCCAGAGATACAAATTCATTTGCTAGATGGTATGGCTGATGAAGTGCTTGAAGCAGCTGATGTTGTTCTTATTGCTAGCGGCACTGCAACTTTACAAGCAGCTTTATGGAAAAAGCCCATGGTGATTTCTTATAAGGTGCCTTGGTTGACAGCACAGATCATGAAGCGTCAGGGTTACTTACCTTATGTTGGCTTACCAAATATATTGTGCGGCGAGTTTGTTGTTCCCGAGCTGCTTCAGAATGATGCCACCCCTGAGAAGCTCGCTAATGCATTGCAAGAATGGCTAGACCATCCAGCTAAGGTTACTAAACTCAAAGAGCGTTTTGCGCAGATGCATGAAACTCTGCGTCGTCCTACTGGTTTATTGGTTGCGCAAGCAGTAGCACAAACGATTGCTAATCAACGCAAGAACAAAAGCAGCGTATGA
- the rnhB gene encoding ribonuclease HII, translated as MNHIWVCGVDEAGRGPLVGAVVAGAVVLDPNNPIEGLKDSKKLTAARREYLYEQIMEKAKAWGVGEASPAEIDEINILQATMLAMRRAIEDLTTRLGTWPDKALIDGNRCPELPIAAEAIIKGDAKEPAISAASIIAKVTRDHQMMSLHERHPEYGFAQHMGYPTEAHFAALQQYGACDQHRRSFSPVRKVLESNTK; from the coding sequence ATGAACCACATCTGGGTCTGTGGAGTGGATGAGGCGGGGCGTGGCCCACTGGTTGGTGCAGTGGTGGCTGGTGCAGTAGTACTGGACCCCAATAATCCTATTGAGGGTCTGAAAGATTCCAAGAAGTTAACTGCTGCTCGCCGTGAATATCTCTATGAGCAGATCATGGAAAAGGCAAAAGCCTGGGGTGTAGGTGAAGCCAGTCCAGCAGAAATTGATGAGATCAATATTTTGCAGGCCACTATGTTGGCAATGCGTCGTGCTATTGAAGATCTCACTACTCGCTTAGGCACATGGCCTGATAAAGCTTTAATTGATGGTAATCGTTGTCCTGAGTTACCGATTGCTGCAGAAGCAATTATTAAAGGTGATGCTAAAGAGCCCGCAATTTCTGCTGCATCCATAATTGCTAAAGTAACTCGTGACCACCAAATGATGTCACTACATGAACGTCATCCTGAATATGGCTTTGCCCAGCACATGGGTTATCCGACTGAAGCCCATTTTGCGGCACTTCAACAATATGGCGCTTGCGATCAACATCGACGGAGCTTTTCACCGGTGCGTAAAGTGCTTGAGTCAAATACTAAATAA
- a CDS encoding TrmH family RNA methyltransferase, whose amino-acid sequence MNFDLITSKENPLFKEIRNLQATGAKGQKARLASGQALLEGIHLVQTWVGDPALKILLTSEIGLKNVEISQAVYEHLEICPETKVFQLDSALWDLLSDLVNAPHLSGLLDLPKSTITPPQSIATLEGDVVILDRVQDAGNVGSILRTAAAAGFTQVIALSGCAHLWSTKVLRAGMGAHKLLDLYEGWSNQQVLSAVTAQLLAATAEAEQDLYSLKKELLQPVAWVMGSEGQGVSDDLLAQAKGISIPIDPRVESLNVSTAAAICLFETQRVRRF is encoded by the coding sequence ATGAACTTTGATCTGATCACCTCTAAAGAAAATCCGCTGTTTAAGGAGATTCGCAATCTACAAGCCACAGGTGCTAAGGGGCAGAAGGCTAGGTTAGCGAGTGGACAGGCTTTGTTGGAAGGTATTCACCTTGTGCAGACTTGGGTAGGCGATCCTGCCTTAAAAATTCTACTGACTTCAGAGATTGGTTTGAAGAATGTAGAAATCTCCCAAGCCGTCTATGAGCACCTAGAAATTTGTCCTGAGACTAAAGTATTTCAGTTGGATAGTGCACTCTGGGATTTGCTGAGTGACTTAGTCAATGCTCCGCATCTTTCAGGTTTGCTAGATCTTCCTAAATCAACGATTACCCCACCGCAATCCATTGCAACCCTGGAAGGAGATGTGGTGATCTTGGACAGAGTGCAAGATGCAGGCAACGTTGGCTCCATCTTACGCACTGCGGCTGCGGCAGGCTTTACACAAGTGATTGCTTTATCAGGCTGTGCTCATCTATGGTCTACCAAGGTATTGCGTGCTGGTATGGGCGCTCACAAACTACTAGATTTATATGAAGGCTGGTCTAACCAACAAGTGTTGAGTGCAGTCACTGCGCAGCTATTGGCAGCTACGGCAGAGGCCGAGCAGGATCTCTATTCCCTAAAGAAAGAGCTACTCCAACCAGTTGCTTGGGTCATGGGTAGCGAGGGGCAGGGAGTCTCTGACGACCTGCTCGCGCAAGCAAAAGGGATATCAATTCCAATTGATCCGCGAGTCGAATCACTTAATGTCTCCACAGCCGCAGCTATCTGTCTGTTCGAGACCCAGCGGGTAAGGCGCTTTTAA
- the ppsR gene encoding posphoenolpyruvate synthetase regulatory kinase/phosphorylase PpsR, protein MSNETRIVFIVSDGTGITAENFSQSILAQFEATFKHIRVPFVDSVDKAHDAVSSINQAASKYGVQPIVFTTLVNSELNAIVGKANGLILDMFQTFVAPLEEALGMKSTHAMNRLHHNADTEAYKNRIEAINYSLAHDDGQSNQNLAEADVILIGISRVGKTPTSLYLAMQYGLKAANYPLIPEDFERGQLPKDLVPFRQKIFGLMIDAERLSEIRNERRPGSNYAKLENCRYEINEATAMMKKQSIPWVLTTSKSIEEIATTVLQAIKSDRTILG, encoded by the coding sequence ATGTCTAACGAAACCCGTATTGTTTTTATTGTCTCTGACGGTACCGGTATTACCGCCGAGAACTTCAGCCAGTCGATTTTGGCCCAATTTGAGGCTACTTTTAAGCACATTAGGGTGCCATTTGTAGATAGCGTAGATAAGGCCCATGATGCTGTGAGCAGCATCAACCAGGCGGCTAGTAAATATGGGGTGCAGCCGATAGTTTTCACCACTTTGGTGAACTCTGAGTTGAATGCCATTGTTGGGAAGGCTAATGGTCTGATTCTGGATATGTTCCAGACCTTCGTAGCCCCTCTCGAGGAAGCGCTAGGCATGAAATCCACCCATGCCATGAATCGTCTCCACCACAATGCGGATACCGAGGCCTATAAGAACCGGATTGAGGCTATTAACTACTCCTTAGCCCATGATGATGGTCAGTCCAATCAAAACTTGGCAGAAGCAGACGTTATCTTGATTGGTATCTCCCGGGTGGGCAAGACACCCACCAGTCTTTACCTCGCCATGCAATACGGATTAAAGGCTGCCAACTATCCCCTCATTCCGGAAGACTTCGAAAGAGGTCAACTGCCCAAAGATCTAGTTCCCTTCCGCCAGAAAATCTTTGGCCTCATGATTGACGCGGAACGTTTGTCAGAGATTCGGAATGAACGCAGACCTGGCAGCAATTACGCCAAGCTAGAAAACTGTCGTTATGAGATTAACGAAGCAACGGCGATGATGAAAAAGCAGTCTATTCCTTGGGTACTCACCACCAGTAAATCGATTGAAGAGATCGCCACTACAGTACTGCAAGCAATTAAGTCAGATAGAACGATTCTGGGTTAG